Proteins from a single region of Streptomyces spinoverrucosus:
- a CDS encoding ankyrin repeat domain-containing protein codes for MKHRRQKKLSRHLFEAILAADPARVKALLRVGANPERGNSDGTTPLYLACVQGEAEVARLLMKAGASPDTESKGVGSEGTPLCAAACWGHTETVRELLTHGADPNLREDYGTGWSPLDWANNGPHPETAELLITAGAKATRGPSSTS; via the coding sequence ATGAAACACCGACGGCAAAAGAAGCTCTCCCGTCATCTCTTCGAGGCAATTCTGGCAGCCGACCCCGCACGCGTGAAGGCGCTTCTGCGGGTGGGAGCGAACCCAGAGCGAGGGAACAGCGACGGCACCACCCCTCTATATCTGGCGTGTGTGCAGGGAGAAGCCGAGGTTGCACGCTTGCTCATGAAGGCGGGTGCCTCTCCCGATACTGAGAGCAAGGGAGTCGGCTCGGAAGGCACCCCGTTGTGCGCAGCCGCTTGCTGGGGACACACCGAGACAGTGCGGGAACTGTTGACGCACGGAGCCGACCCGAACCTTCGTGAAGATTACGGAACGGGCTGGTCACCGTTGGACTGGGCGAACAACGGCCCCCACCCTGAGACCGCGGAACTCCTCATCACAGCAGGAGCAAAAGCCACCCGGGGGCCCAGTTCGACGTCGTAG
- a CDS encoding DUF4394 domain-containing protein, whose product MAAVAVVVTSTALMIGTPGTGSAAPAATPSLRAFGISGDGTLMATFWTDQPQVLGWVRVIAGLSGDAGLVGIDFRPQDGLMYGVGNKGGIYTIKTPPATTDVVVTKVSQLQYALHGTNFGVDFNPAADRLRVISDNGQNLRHNLNDHSTIQDLNLSTPPIEGTTKGVSAAAYTNNDLNAATATTLVDINTTTDQVVLQSPANNGTLAPTGSLGIDAGINAGMDIYSTLSGGKTVDNAAFATLTPYGAGTPSLYSINVFTGQATSIGQFPLNITDLAISLTGS is encoded by the coding sequence ATGGCGGCGGTCGCGGTCGTGGTCACGTCGACGGCGCTCATGATCGGCACGCCGGGCACCGGCTCGGCCGCCCCTGCCGCCACGCCCAGCCTGCGCGCGTTCGGGATCAGCGGCGACGGCACCCTGATGGCCACCTTCTGGACCGACCAGCCGCAGGTCCTCGGCTGGGTCAGGGTCATCGCCGGCCTCAGCGGCGACGCGGGCCTGGTCGGCATCGACTTCCGACCGCAGGACGGCCTGATGTACGGCGTCGGCAACAAGGGCGGCATCTACACGATCAAGACCCCGCCGGCCACCACGGACGTCGTGGTCACCAAGGTGTCCCAGCTCCAGTACGCGCTGCACGGCACGAACTTCGGCGTCGACTTCAACCCGGCGGCCGACCGCTTGCGCGTGATCAGCGACAACGGCCAGAACCTGCGGCACAACCTCAACGACCACAGCACCATCCAGGACCTGAACCTCTCCACTCCGCCGATCGAGGGCACGACGAAGGGTGTCTCGGCCGCCGCCTACACGAACAACGACCTCAACGCGGCCACCGCGACCACGCTGGTCGACATCAACACGACCACCGATCAGGTCGTTCTCCAGTCCCCGGCGAACAACGGCACGCTCGCCCCGACCGGCAGCCTCGGCATCGACGCCGGGATCAACGCCGGCATGGACATCTACAGCACCCTGTCCGGCGGAAAGACGGTCGACAACGCCGCCTTCGCGACCCTCACCCCGTACGGCGCCGGCACCCCCTCGCTGTACAGCATCAACGTCTTCACCGGCCAGGCGACCTCCATCGGCCAGTTCCCGCTGAACATCACGGACCTGGCCATCTCCCTCACCGGATCCTGA
- a CDS encoding PucR family transcriptional regulator, translating to MGSLFAELARQASTNARREVETYAREIPEFGFLDKDARARAETLEYSMWFRRRTVELSPDNSELSGDDLGYIASMGELRAGAGMSLDARQRVLRVHTALMLREINEATEVQRGGGVDELMRMMTWFAPQGERGIGAYRQGFVRVLRRRIPYTEQVALLARSLLSGDPISVELAAAVDMELPDHCAVTVFRLPDRPTVDRFLENEIAALVKSHQVPVMWGPEGGDGSGELIALIPPFSDAAAADSAPPHAVPDLIPDHLPDLVRDFARALDRPCAVGTATAPLPELADALDRARRISRAAPLRRPSARLRPHTLADVFVELAVADVPFVDDWLRTVARRLEAGPDLLATLDAYYRHDMHRGATATALNVHTRTLDYRLRRVRELTGIDPGSTRGVRTLSAVVTRRLSGTWR from the coding sequence ATGGGGAGCCTCTTCGCCGAGCTGGCCCGGCAGGCGTCGACCAACGCCCGCCGTGAGGTCGAGACATACGCACGTGAGATCCCGGAGTTCGGGTTCCTGGACAAGGACGCCCGGGCGCGGGCCGAGACGCTGGAATACTCGATGTGGTTCCGGCGTCGTACCGTCGAACTGTCCCCGGACAACAGCGAGTTGAGCGGAGACGATCTCGGCTACATCGCGTCGATGGGGGAGCTGCGGGCTGGTGCCGGGATGTCGCTCGACGCGCGGCAGCGGGTGCTGCGCGTGCACACCGCGCTCATGCTGCGTGAGATCAACGAGGCGACCGAGGTCCAGCGCGGGGGCGGTGTCGACGAACTCATGCGCATGATGACCTGGTTCGCACCGCAGGGCGAACGCGGCATCGGCGCCTACCGCCAGGGATTCGTGCGCGTACTGCGCCGCCGAATTCCGTATACCGAGCAGGTCGCACTGCTGGCCCGGTCATTACTGAGCGGAGATCCGATTTCGGTGGAACTCGCCGCGGCCGTCGACATGGAACTGCCGGATCACTGCGCGGTGACGGTGTTCCGGCTCCCGGACCGGCCCACCGTCGATCGTTTCCTGGAAAACGAGATCGCGGCGCTGGTGAAGAGCCACCAGGTGCCGGTCATGTGGGGACCGGAGGGCGGCGACGGAAGCGGTGAGCTGATCGCCCTGATTCCCCCGTTCTCCGACGCCGCGGCGGCGGATAGTGCACCGCCGCACGCTGTTCCCGACCTCATCCCCGACCACCTGCCGGATCTCGTACGAGATTTCGCGCGCGCCCTCGACCGCCCCTGCGCCGTCGGCACGGCCACCGCACCGCTGCCGGAGCTGGCCGACGCTCTCGACCGCGCCCGGCGGATCAGTCGGGCAGCCCCGCTGCGCCGGCCGTCCGCCCGGCTGCGGCCGCACACCCTGGCAGACGTGTTCGTCGAACTCGCCGTGGCGGACGTGCCGTTCGTCGACGACTGGCTCCGCACGGTGGCCCGGCGCCTGGAGGCCGGCCCCGACCTCCTCGCCACCCTCGACGCGTACTACCGCCACGACATGCACCGCGGCGCCACGGCGACCGCGCTCAACGTCCACACCCGCACCCTGGACTACCGCCTGCGCCGGGTCCGCGAGCTCACGGGTATCGACCCTGGCTCGACACGGGGCGTGCGCACGCTCAGTGCCGTCGTCACCCGGCGCCTGTCGGGAACGTGGCGCTGA
- a CDS encoding NAD(P)H-binding protein — protein MILVTGATGNIGSALLREVHAGVAGPLRALTRDATRATFPEGVEVVEGDFAEPESLKPALEGVRSLFLVSRLGPDADILEAARSAGVEHVVLVSSITVQTHPHLGPAGENLAVERLLKESGMAWTILRPTQFASNTVMWAASIRAREAVRAPYADTGLPTIHPADIASVARVALTEPGHQGRTYALTGPEPMTARQQVEAIAAALGRDVPFVEISRQEAHAQMAAVFGDEAADAVLDVTGGDVNDELLAVRETVSRVTGSPARPFRQWAAENADVFR, from the coding sequence GTGATCCTTGTGACCGGAGCCACCGGAAACATAGGAAGTGCACTGCTGAGAGAGGTGCACGCGGGTGTTGCGGGGCCGTTGAGAGCGCTCACCCGTGACGCCACACGGGCCACGTTCCCCGAGGGGGTCGAGGTCGTTGAGGGTGACTTCGCCGAGCCGGAGTCATTGAAGCCCGCTCTGGAGGGGGTGCGCTCACTGTTCCTCGTGTCGCGGCTGGGGCCCGATGCCGACATCCTCGAAGCCGCCCGGTCGGCGGGTGTGGAGCACGTTGTGCTGGTGTCGTCCATTACCGTCCAGACCCACCCGCACCTGGGCCCCGCCGGCGAGAACCTGGCTGTCGAGCGGCTGCTCAAGGAAAGCGGCATGGCCTGGACGATCCTGCGGCCGACGCAGTTCGCCTCGAACACTGTGATGTGGGCGGCGTCGATCCGCGCCCGTGAGGCGGTCCGTGCGCCGTATGCGGACACCGGGCTGCCCACGATCCACCCTGCGGACATCGCGTCGGTGGCGCGGGTGGCGCTGACCGAGCCCGGCCACCAGGGGCGGACGTATGCCCTGACCGGTCCAGAGCCGATGACGGCCCGACAGCAGGTCGAGGCCATCGCGGCAGCACTCGGGCGGGATGTGCCCTTCGTCGAGATCAGCCGGCAGGAGGCCCACGCTCAGATGGCCGCGGTCTTCGGGGACGAGGCCGCGGACGCGGTGCTCGACGTCACGGGCGGAGACGTCAATGACGAGCTGCTGGCGGTGCGCGAGACGGTTTCACGGGTCACCGGCTCCCCGGCCAGACCGTTCCGGCAGTGGGCTGCGGAGAATGCCGACGTCTTCCGTTGA
- a CDS encoding class I SAM-dependent methyltransferase: MADECFGHPRLAAIYDPLDPDRSDLDAYVRMAEEFGARRVLDIGCGTGVFALLLADRGIEVVGVDPAEASIEVAEGKPGSERVRWICGDVSALPPLRVDLATMTANVAQAIVDPKIWQETLRRAYESLRPGGRLVFETRDPARRAWEEWNRKDSYRVKEIPGVGAVESWVEVTDVSWPLVTFRWTYVFAADGQVLTSDSTLRFRERNEVESQLLAQGYVVDGVRDAPDRPGREFVFVAQRPEAG, from the coding sequence ATGGCTGACGAGTGCTTCGGGCATCCACGGCTCGCCGCGATCTATGACCCGCTCGATCCTGATCGCAGCGATCTCGATGCGTACGTGCGCATGGCGGAAGAGTTCGGAGCACGTCGAGTGCTGGACATCGGCTGTGGGACAGGGGTGTTCGCCCTTCTCTTGGCTGATCGCGGGATCGAGGTTGTCGGGGTCGACCCCGCCGAGGCGTCGATTGAAGTAGCCGAGGGCAAGCCGGGCAGTGAACGGGTGCGGTGGATCTGCGGTGACGTGTCGGCACTCCCGCCGCTGCGGGTCGATCTGGCGACCATGACGGCGAACGTCGCTCAGGCCATCGTGGATCCGAAAATCTGGCAGGAGACTCTGCGGAGGGCGTACGAATCACTCCGACCAGGCGGGCGCCTTGTGTTCGAGACGCGGGATCCGGCCAGGCGAGCCTGGGAGGAGTGGAACCGGAAGGATTCGTACCGCGTGAAGGAGATCCCGGGTGTTGGCGCCGTCGAGAGCTGGGTCGAGGTGACCGACGTAAGTTGGCCGCTGGTGACGTTCCGTTGGACCTATGTCTTCGCTGCGGACGGGCAAGTGCTGACGTCGGATTCGACGTTGCGCTTCCGTGAGCGCAACGAGGTCGAGTCGCAGCTGCTCGCGCAGGGGTATGTGGTCGACGGTGTGCGTGACGCTCCTGACCGGCCGGGCCGGGAGTTCGTTTTTGTCGCACAGCGCCCGGAAGCGGGCTGA